The Streptomyces sp. NBC_00435 nucleotide sequence ACACGCATTCCGCCAGCTCGGAGGGTGACGAGGTGGAGACCTGTCGGCCGAGCGGTCGTTGTCGACCCCGCGCCGGACGGTGCCCGGGGGAGGATGGTCATCGACGCAGTCCAGGAAACGATGACCGGATGAGGCCGGTCGTCAGGCGATGACGTCCTCGGACAGACCCGTCGAACTGTGGTGGCCGGGCGAGGGAAGGGCCAGGACCACTCGGGTCCTGTTCGACCGCCACGACGTGTTCGCCGACCCTGCCGCGGAGATCCTCCGGCAGGTGCGCGAGCGCGGCTGGTCCGTAACGGCCGCGGACGCCGAGAGCCTTGTCGTATCCGGCGTCTCGCTCGGATTCACCCGCCGGACCTCGCAGGAAGTGCCCCGCGATGTGGCCGGGCTCCCCCTCTCCTTCACCTCCGCACTCGTCGCGGGCGCCGGCTACTACGACTTCCTCACCACCACCTGAGCCCTCGGACGGGAGCTCGGTGCGGGGCGGCGTCCGCGAGGTCTGGTCCGTGTCCTGGTGCGCCGCGCGGGCCTTTCGCGCGTTGCGGGTGGCACGGCTCCCTTTTGACATGATTGGAACGTTGTTCCACACTCTTGATGGAACGATGTTCCATTGATGGCGGACCGGCTCGAGCGGGACACCCCGCCGCGAAGCGGAAGCGGAAGCAAAAGGAGAAGGACATGGCACTGCAGGACCAGCCCGCGTACCTCATCAGGATGCGCGCCAAGCCTGGACTCGGCGACAAGCTGTTCGCGCTGGCCACCGAAGGCATGGGGAAGTCGGGGTCCTCCGGCCGGTTCATCATCGCCCGCGAGGACGCCGACCCCGACGTTCTGTGGAACATGGAGGTCTTCCGGAGCCGCGAGGTGAAGGATGCCTACGAGAGCAGCCCCCTCGCGGACGAGCTGCGCGACGAGATCATCGGTCTTCTCGCCGAGCCGCCCCTGCGGATCGAAGTCCGCCCGTACGCCGCCCTGCCGGCAGACCAGGCCTGAGTGCCCGAGGGGATCCCCCCAAGGGCGAGAAACCATCGGCTCCGTGGCGCGCCCAGCCTTGCGAAGTGGACTGACGGTCCGTATTCTTCTCATTCATACGGACCGATAGTCCGTTTGTGATCGACCGCCATCGACCGGCCGGAATCGCCGCGCCGTCGAGCAGAACGGAAGTCTCGAACATGACGACCCTCTTGCCGCCCGCCGAGCTGTACCGCCACGGGCTTCGGCTGCTCCTGGAGAAGGACATCCCCGCCTGGGTGGACCTGTGGGACGAGGGCGGGACCATGGAGTTCCCCTTCGCACCCCCGGGATGGCCCGTGCGCCTCGAGGGTCGGCAAGCCGTCGCGGACTACATGCGCCACTACCCCGACCACGTCGACCTCCACGACTTCCCGGAGGTGACGATCCACCAGACCACCGTCCCCGAGACCATCGTGGTCGAGATGCGCGGGGTCGGCCGCCTGGTGGAGACCGGCAGCCCCTTCGACATGACCTACATCGCCGTGGTCACGGTCAAGGCCGGGCGCATCACCTCCTACCGCGACTACTGGAACCCCCTCGCCGTTCAGCGGTCCGGTGTCGACTTCGTAGGAGCGAACCGATGAACACGATGAACACCCTCAGCCCAACCCTGGTCGTCGGAGCCACCGGCACAACCGGCCACCGTGTCGTCGCCGGGCTGATCGCCGAAGGCCGCCCCGCAAGGGCCGCGGGTCGCAGCGCCACTCCGGTGGAAGGCGCCGAGGCCGTCCGCTTCGACTGGCACGAGCCCGCGACCTGGGGGACGGCCTTGGACGGTGCGGGCAGCGTGTACCTCGTCCCGCCCGTCGGCTCCGCCAACCCGGCCGCGCCCATGCTGCCCTTCCTCCGTCAGGCCCGCGCGGCAGGAGTGCGACGCGCGGTGCTGCTCAGCTCATCGGCGATTCCCGCCGGCGGTCCAGCGGTGGGGCAGGTCCACCAGGCCCTGCCCGGCCTCTTCGAGGAGTGGGCGGTGCTGCGGCCGTCCTGGTTCATGCAGAACTTCGCCGGGCACGCCCCTCACGCGCGCAGCATGCGCGAGGACGGCGCCATCCTCACGGCCGCGGGAAACGGGCGCGTCGGGTTCATCGACGCGGAGGACATCGCCGCCGTCGCCGTACGCGCCCTGACCGGCGAACCGGCCCTCAACACCGACCTGATGCTCACCGGACCGCAGGCGTTGAGTTACGACGACGTCGCCACGATCATCACCGAGGTCACCGGTCGGACTGGTCGTGCACCGGCATCTGACCTTCGAGCAGTTGCGGGACCGCTGGGCGGCGGAGATTCCCCTGGAGTTCGCGACCATGCTGGCCGCCATGGACCGCGCCATCGCCGACGGCGCCGAGGACCGTACCTCGGATACGGTCGAGGGCGTCACCGGGCGCGCCCGGGGCACCTTCCGCGCCTTCGTCGAAAGGAGGTCCGGCGGGACGGCTGATGTTCCGTGCCGACCTGCTCTCCGCGCCGGCCGGTGCGGAGACCGGTCCGATCCGTGAGAGCCGGCGCCAACACGTATCGTCAACTGGCTCGACGGCGCGAAGCCGACCGGACCGGCCGGAGATCGAGGAGGACCTGTGGCCCAGCACACGGAACATACGGAACGCACAGTACGTACAGCGCGCACAGCGCGCACAGCGCGTACAGAGCGTGCTGACGCCCTGCGCAACCGGGAAGCCGTGCTGGCAGCGGCCGATGCCCTCTTCGCCGCGAGCAGCAGCCCCCAGAGCGTGTCGATGGACGAGATCGCAGCCGCCGCGGGCGTGGGCAAGGGCACCCTCTTCCGCCGCTTCGGCGACCGCGCCGGTCTGATCGGCGCGGTGATCGCCTCCCGCCTCGAACCCCTGCAGGAGACAGTGCGGGAAGCGCAGGAGGCAGCGGTGTCCTCGCCTCGGCAGCGGGTGATGGAGCTACTCGACGCCTCACTGCGCTTCAAGATCGAGAACCGGAACCTGATGTCGGCCGCGGAGGACGCCGGGATCAGCAGCCCCTACCTGGCCGAGCACTACGCCTGGTGGCACGACATCCTTCGTACCGCGCTGGACGAGCTGCCCGGAGTCCACAGCGCGGAGTTCACCGCCCATGCCCTGCTGGCCGCCATCCGCGCCGACCTCGTGGCGCACCTGATCGACGATCAGGGGATGGAGCCCGAAGCCCTGCGGGCCTCGCTCGCGGCGTACATCGACAATGCCCTCGGTGCCGAATGAGTCGGGCGGACCGGCGAGCGGATCCCCTCAACGCACGGTGGCGGTCACGGAGGGCGAGGTCCAGTCGCCGGCCGACACCCGCAGTTCTTCGAACGGGTATGGCAGCACCTACGCGCGTACGTGACCGGCCTCATCCACGCCAAGCGGACGCACCCCGTACTCCGCGCTGGCGGTACGGACGGAGCGACCCGGGGCGCACGGAAGCCGACGCGGGCGGGGTGGAGGAGGCGTACCTCTTCGGGCCGGTGTCTTACGCACGTCTACGCGCGCGCAGTGCGTCGGAGCCGAACTCGGGCCGCTGCTGGTGGTAGCGATGAGTTTGACCGGCTCGGAGAGTCTCACCACTGTCATCGCCCCATCGCAGGAGGAACGCGTGGTTCAGCTATTGAGAGTCCAGAACTTCAACGTCTCGAGTGACGGCATCGGTGCCGGTGAGGACCAGACCCTCGAGAGGCCGTTCGGTCATGTCGACCCAGGAAGGCTCTTCGCCTGGGCCGGTGCCACGGCGAGCTGGCCCATGCGCACCGAACCGGGGGGTAGCCGGGGCCTGGACGATTACCTCACGCGGGACTACGACCGCAACATCGGCGCCGAGATCATGGGCCGCAACAAGTTCGGTCCCCAGCGCGGGCCCTGGCAGGACTACGAGTGGCAGGGCTGGTGGGGGGACGAGCCGCCGTTCCGCACCCCGGTATTCGTCCTGACCCACCACAAGCGTCCTTCGCTCACGCTCTCCGACACCACGTTCCACTTCGTCGACGGCGACCCTGCCACGGTCCTCGAGCAGGCCAGGGAGGCGGCGCGGGGCAAGGACGTCCGGCTCGGCGGCGGCGCCAGCACCATCCGGCAGTTCCTCGACGCCGACCTCGTCGACACCCTGCACGTGGCGGTCTCGCCGCTGAAGCTCGGATCCGGTGTACGACTCTGGGAATCTCCCGATGAGTTGCTCGACCGGTTCCACCTGGAGGTCGTTCCCAGCCCGAGCGGGGTGAAGCACCACCTGTTCTGGCGAAAGTGACCGGTCCTCAGGGCAGCCCCGGGCAGCTGTTGTTCTGCCTCCCGGGGCTGCTGCCCGCGGCGGGGCTGCCGACTCAACGCCTTTCCTCACTGGGAGTGTTTACCGGCCAACATTCAGGTAACACTGAGTAATTACAGTTGGTCAGTACTCGACGGAAGGCAGGAACATGACCCTCTTCACTGTGCTCATCCTGGTCGCGGTGCCCGTCCTCGTGCTCCTCCTCGCGCTGGCCCCCAGCGCCCCCACGCGCAGTAACCCCTTCCCGGGCCGACGGCACCGGGCCGCCCGCACGCGGTCGGCGTCGACCGGACGGCGACGCGTTCCCGGGCAGCGCGGAGTCCAGCACCAGACTCGCTGAGGCCCGGGGCCGATCCCGTACCCGCCCCCGGCGCCGATTCCGTGCGGCGCGTCCTTCGCCGTGCCCCTGCGGACGACGGTCCGCGGTCGTGTCAGGCCAGGCCTGCCTCGATGGCGCGCCGGACGGCGGCCGCCCGGTCCCGGATGCCGGTTTTCGCGAACAGGTTGTTGATGTGGGTCTTGACGGTGGCTTCGCTGATGAAGAGCTTCTCGGCGATGCCCCGGTTGGGAAGGCCCTGGCCGATCAGCGCGAGCACCTCGCGCTCGCGGGGCGTGAGGTCCTCGGGCAGGGCAGGAACCGGCTCGGGGGTCCTCGCGGTCGTGTTCCTGGCCGTGGCGAGCAGCCGGTCCTGTACCTCGCGGTCGAGCACGGACTGACCGGCGGCAGCGGCCCGGATGGCCCGGACGATGTCCTGGCGTCCCGCGTTCTTGGTCAGGTACCCGCGGGCTCCCGCGCCCAGGGCGCCCAGGATCGAGTCGTCGTCGGCGAAGGTGGTGAGTACGACCACCGCCACCTGCGGGTACTGCTCGCCCAGGCGGCGGGTCGTCTCGATGCCGTCCATGACGGGCATCCTCAGGTCCATCAGCACGACGTCCACCGGCCCGGCGGCGACCGCCGCCAGCACTTCGGTTCCGTCCGCGGCGGCCTCGACGACGTCGATGTCCTCGGACAGGCCGAGCACCGCGGCGAGCGGCTCCCGGACGGCGGCCTGGTCGTCGGCGACGACCACCCTCAGCCTCTGCTGCTTCTCGATCGGTTCGCTCATCCCGGGATCACTGCCTCCACGTGCCAGCCGCCCCGGTCCGGGCCTTCCGTGACCGGGCCCGCGGTGACGGTTCCGTCCAGCAGCGCGACGCGTTCGCGCATTCCGATCAGCCCCATCCCACTACCGGGCCCGGCGTTCACCTGGCGGATGCCGGGGCGGTTACGGATCCTCAGTGTCGTCGATGCGGGGGCGAACGTCAGCTCCACGGCGACGTCCCCACCGGGTGCGTGCCGGGCGGCATTGGTCAGCGCCTCCTGGGCGATCCGCAGCAGGTTCTGGGTCACTCGGGTCGGGAGTTCCCGGACCGTACCGGTGACGGTGAGGGCGTCGTGGTGGCCCGAGGAGTCGACCATCGCGGTCAGGCTCTCCACCAGCGGCAGTGCGTCCTCGCGCAGCGCGTGCACGGTCCACTGGGCCTGCTTCAGGCTCTCCTTGACCAGGGCGTGGGCCTTGGCGTTGGCCTCCCTGACTCGCTCCAGGTCACCGGTGTCGATCAGCGCGTCGGCGAGTTCCAGCTGCATGTTGATCCCGGCCAGCGAGTGTGCCAGTACGTCGTGCACGTCACGGGCGATCCGGCCGCGTTCGGTCAGTACGGCCGTACGCGCCTCCGCCCGGGCGGCCCGTTCGGCCGACTCGGACGCGGCGAGGGCCGCCCGCACGGCCTGGCGCTGGCTGCGGTTGAGGATGCCGAT carries:
- a CDS encoding putative quinol monooxygenase, with the protein product MALQDQPAYLIRMRAKPGLGDKLFALATEGMGKSGSSGRFIIAREDADPDVLWNMEVFRSREVKDAYESSPLADELRDEIIGLLAEPPLRIEVRPYAALPADQA
- a CDS encoding nuclear transport factor 2 family protein, with protein sequence MTTLLPPAELYRHGLRLLLEKDIPAWVDLWDEGGTMEFPFAPPGWPVRLEGRQAVADYMRHYPDHVDLHDFPEVTIHQTTVPETIVVEMRGVGRLVETGSPFDMTYIAVVTVKAGRITSYRDYWNPLAVQRSGVDFVGANR
- a CDS encoding TetR/AcrR family transcriptional regulator, whose product is MLAAADALFAASSSPQSVSMDEIAAAAGVGKGTLFRRFGDRAGLIGAVIASRLEPLQETVREAQEAAVSSPRQRVMELLDASLRFKIENRNLMSAAEDAGISSPYLAEHYAWWHDILRTALDELPGVHSAEFTAHALLAAIRADLVAHLIDDQGMEPEALRASLAAYIDNALGAE
- a CDS encoding dihydrofolate reductase family protein; this encodes MVQLLRVQNFNVSSDGIGAGEDQTLERPFGHVDPGRLFAWAGATASWPMRTEPGGSRGLDDYLTRDYDRNIGAEIMGRNKFGPQRGPWQDYEWQGWWGDEPPFRTPVFVLTHHKRPSLTLSDTTFHFVDGDPATVLEQAREAARGKDVRLGGGASTIRQFLDADLVDTLHVAVSPLKLGSGVRLWESPDELLDRFHLEVVPSPSGVKHHLFWRK
- a CDS encoding response regulator transcription factor → MSEPIEKQQRLRVVVADDQAAVREPLAAVLGLSEDIDVVEAAADGTEVLAAVAAGPVDVVLMDLRMPVMDGIETTRRLGEQYPQVAVVVLTTFADDDSILGALGAGARGYLTKNAGRQDIVRAIRAAAAGQSVLDREVQDRLLATARNTTARTPEPVPALPEDLTPREREVLALIGQGLPNRGIAEKLFISEATVKTHINNLFAKTGIRDRAAAVRRAIEAGLA
- a CDS encoding sensor histidine kinase; protein product: MSTSETPPPPGTAPSPEAVARPVPGQDPRVRWVLTLAVVVVGVVTIRPMGFTGRGLAVAVLFVLCTAALLARGLPENAVTQRFAAAWLTAGVIAAAALIAVSSSGTGYLFAFFLAGHIGYRLETRWALALAGLCSVLCAGVMYLGPGPGQQQLPWGLGLATGAPVLIGILNRSQRQAVRAALAASESAERAARAEARTAVLTERGRIARDVHDVLAHSLAGINMQLELADALIDTGDLERVREANAKAHALVKESLKQAQWTVHALREDALPLVESLTAMVDSSGHHDALTVTGTVRELPTRVTQNLLRIAQEALTNAARHAPGGDVAVELTFAPASTTLRIRNRPGIRQVNAGPGSGMGLIGMRERVALLDGTVTAGPVTEGPDRGGWHVEAVIPG